GATCCCTCTACGCCCTGGACTCACCAAGTAAAAACCGAATCATGCTCAGCTACCTGACGACTGTCTTTGGTCAAGGAAGACGTCAGAAGTTCTGGACAGGTTACTACAAAGCAGAGAACGCATTGGGGTGGCGATGGACAACGGGTTCGACATCACAATACACAGATTGGGAACCTGGCAAACCGGCAAACACCAATGAAGCTATCGGCGCTGTAGCATGGGGAGGTACCTATCACTGGTCTGATACGTGGCAAGACGAGCCATTGTCGTCGTCTTTCGCTTTTATATGTCAAGCACCTGCACTAACTGCCAACGGAGAACCATATCCTCCGCCTACAACCGCACCTATGCAGCCAGGGTTTGGGGCAGGTGCAGGTCCAGGTACAGGTCCAGGAATGGCACCAAATGCACCGTTTAATCCTGTAATGCCCGGATCCGGCCCTCTTAGCCCAGTAAACCCAGGTAATCCTGAGGCTACTCCTCTCATTCCAGCCACCGGTCCAGTGAACCCCGGGGGCAGGCCCAGTGAATCCCAGGCCTGGCCCAATCAATCCCAATGTTGGTCCGGTAAATCCTGGAACTGGTCCAGCTAACCCCGGTACTGGTCCTATCATCCCAAGGGGGAGACCAAATGGAAGACCCATCAATCCAAACCCACGAGCTCCGGCTGTCTTGCAACGGCTTAAAGGCTACGCTTCACATGTACAGAACATAATGGCTCTACCTTGATACAAGTTACGTCTACTTATTAATACTTTTGACcttaatttgaacaaaaacttgactaGGAACTGTTATAAACCGTGATCAgtatgacgtcataaatgaaGAGGATTTGACACTGACGCTACATCCGTGACGGCTCTCAGCGTTGAACCATTTTTAAAAGGTAGTCGAATTTCGCTATTAGAAAGATGCGAATATGGTTTCATAATTAGACAGACGtctaatgaattgaatttttttcttttgtgtattTTCCTGTGGACTAAATAATCTACTGACAAAATGAGACCAATTGAACAAGTAATAGTaaagtcatcatcattgtcatcctGAGTgagaatttaattttcattttttttcttcattttaatgCAGCTATAATGGGCACGAAGTGTTTACTGTACATCTGCTTTTCTTTTGTAAAGATCGaaaatttcattcataaaatttgCTTATGATGTTCGATGGTATTGGGATAATTCCAAGCTATTCATAGCTGGGAATTCATAACTGAAAAATACCTAATCTGTCTCAAAAACATTCTGGCACAGATTCCAGCAACAGGTTAATGTTGAAAGTGGTAATGTTCTAAAAACAAACTTGTCACAATCTGCCTATCAAGTTGCCAATATCATGATTAATATATTCATTACGGTCTCATTCATTGTTCAATTGTTTTCAAACTATAGCTTTTCTGGAATGTTAAAGACTTGTTGGGGAAGTTTATATAATTCATGTCTTTCAACCCAGTAAATAAGATCACATTTAAAAAGCTGTTCTGATGCTCTCATTTCATCCTATGACACATTAATTTGATTAGACAGGTTGGATGTCCTTTTAACTGGACTTCACTTTTTGTTTTgccaatatttcatttatatgtatacatactgtaaaaaatgaagtgctaatttagcacttacagtgcttgtataaaatcagcactcgtagtgcagtcactatgcaagcactgtaagtgctaattTGGCACTCCATTTTTAAAGTGTATATACACTGATACATAGTCAAACCTGTCTACCAATGCCATTGAATAGAAACAGAAGAAGTTAGCACTGTAGACAGTtggcctttatagacaggtttaGTAACACGCGTATGTATTCCATACAAATAGGAGACAATTTTGGTGCCGACCAAAGACAGGTTTTTACTATAGACAGGTGACGGCTGAGACAAGTTTAATTGAATGCTTTTCATTTGTGATTATACCCAAGCGagtattgtatgtatttttgtattaattgtaCCAAATGTTATTATGTTAACGATTATGagtcattaaaaatgaatatattgtaCAAAATGTAATTACGAAAAGCTTTTTCTCAgtactctttttatttcaagttgtATGTGAATCGAAAGAAAataaccatcatcattttttcatacagtACAGTAAGTCAATATCACAGAAGATGATATCAAGCAAGCCATATAAAAATAGTTAATTGAATTAACTAAAATTACAAGTTCATCccagcaaaaagttgattttaatataaagacaaaaatccaagaagcataacgctgaaaatttcatcaaaatcggatgaaagatgagaaagatatgacatttcgAGGCTTAATTCCACAAAATAGATGTCTACACATTTGGTATACAAACGAGGAGACTGATGatatcacccactcactatttcgttttgtattttattacatgaaatatgaattattctaattgtctcctcattgtcaagtgacaCAAAGTTTTACTCCCCCTAAACATATGGAATAACgaatgttttaacattttttggttAAGTCACGTttttccttattgtcaaatctgtaaaaattgaaatatacaataaaaaacgAAAGATTTAGTAAacgagggacatcatcgactcaatatcactgagttgtgaatatgtttagtgaaaaataagcgaaagtttaatatgtcataacgttcttattttacctccgattttgatgaaattctcagcgTTACgcttgtttgtttgatttttcttttattttctagggtggacttgacatttaattACTTAGCAGGGTTCGAGGTTTGAGCCTGGTCACGTCTTTTAGAGGGTATTAGGTTAAAGGTCGGTGCCTGACGTAGATGATCATTTATGATTGATACACATCTGAAAAATTAAATTAGACACACACATTACATAATAGATTTTTCATAACTTATCAAATAACTTAAGTTATTTTGGACTATAATTATATGGATAGATCGACACATTCATCTTGATAAAGGATGACATGAATTGTATAACTTTTGATAGGGCTCTAAGAAAGACTACAGGCTCATGAAGCCACATGTAGgtaaaatgaattaatcttaCGATACAAAGAATAAAGCAGAGACAGTCATGGAGGACAGTCCTGCAAGTCTGCAACACTATGATGACTACATGTAACTGCGTGAAGCAATAAAGACACAGCAATAATTCAATGAATAAAAAGGGTCGTCATCCTCATTTTGGAGGACTATCGATTAAAGCGAAgagcaaaatgaaattattttttttaaatgacatttgattctCAACGGGACGGGTGCTGAAAACTCCCCTTGGTCCCTGTCAATATCAAGCGGGGGGTCGAAATTTGGATATAAAGAcatatgatttgaaaaaagtgaCCCAAACTCCTAATTCGGACTTGTGACTATCTTGTTAATAGAAAATAGTTGTGCATTTATAAATATCATCTTTACAAAAGATGTAGCCCAAAATCACAATTCAATGATAATAAGATAATCTCTTTTTGTATGGTAATCGTGTCTAATACTAAACTCTTAGAAAAACAGGTGCTGGAAAGAACCCACACAAAGTAGTATAAGATTCCTTTTTCCCATCAATAACCCCAATAACCCCAAAGGTTGTATTGAACCGTAAATGATTCcttgtaaaacaaaacaaaaaattaaagaaatgtttaaaagccttttctccttctttgtAGAACTCGTAAAGGTTTCCAACAGGGCTTAAAGAAAGGTTCTAATGGGCGGCTTATGCCGAAAGGGTGGGTGATGTCGCGTTAGGGTGTGTTTATAttaacgcgaagattcgtccaaagccccccccccccccggcttggccgaaagggtgcgcttGGAGCGTTACGtcacgtcgcgttcactggaacgcatccattcgtccaaagccccccccccccggaagtgccgaaagggtgcgttttattttgtttttaataatgataatactaacaataataattataataattacaataataatgataataatgataataataataataataataatggtaatattaaaaatgattataataataattacaataacaataagaagaaaaagaagcataggaagaagaaggaggaggaggaggaggagaaggagaataagataatgatgatgaagaacaacaacaataacaagaaaaataatatcaccaacaacaatgattaataatgatagtaaaaaataattataatatgaaggagacgaagagggaagaagaagaagaaaaagaagaagtagaagtagtagtagtagtagaagaagaaaatgatgtagaagaaaaagaaggagtatacgataatgatgaagaacaacaataaaaaaaaaatatcacagacaacgataattataaaaatacaaatttagtaataattataatgatagtaattataataatatgaaggagaggaagagggatgcagaggaagaagaaaaagaagaagaagaagaaaaaccgaaggaattattttaattacaataataataattaatccaAATAATGGCATGCTACTACTCCTATggatcataattataatgataaaaaaataataatgataatgataattataataaaaatgatgaaaataatacttaatgataataataataataatgataataattataataatgataataacaataataataataataataataaaaatgatacttataataataataatatgaaggagaggaagaggggtgcagaagaagaagaagaagaagcagaagaagaagaggaggaggaggaggaaaaagtAGAAGCggaagaataagaataataataagaggaagaagaagaggaggaggaggaggatgaggaaaaagaagaagaagaagaaaataaaaaacgaaggaattattttaattacaataataatactcTAAATAATAGCATGCTACTTCTCCTatggatcataataataaaaataataataattataatgataattataataataatgataaaaaatgcttgatgataataataataataaaaataatgataataataataataataatgataagaagaagaggaagaaaaagaagaagaagaaaagaaaaaaacgaaggaattattttaattacaataattataataattaatccAAATACTGACATGTTACTAGTCCTatggatcataataataataaaaaataatgataatgataattataataataatgataaaaataatacttaatgatgatgataataataataacaataatgataagaataataatgatgataataataataatattaataataataataatagtaataacaatgatagtgataataacaataataataacgatgataataatgaccattataataataaaatatcacagatgattatcatcatcataatcttcatcatcaacataatataaaataatgacaataataatgataataatgaattataataataaataaaaataaaaaacaaaatcatcgaTGAAAGCGAGAGGGTGCGAACCTGCAACCACCGGTTTCGAGGCGCCGCTCTCAACCAATTGAGCTATTCGTGCATTGCAGCCATGTCGTGGTCTTTTCTTCTCTAAGTATATATCCCCTGGTATTGCGCAATGCCCGAACGCACGCCGCGCTACATTGTCTCTGGTGACGATAATGTCGAAACGGTGATACGACGAAATTGAGTTCCTTTTCCgcagaatcatgcatttttcaAGAAAGAGTAATGCAAGTACTtgcttgaaaatattcttaagacATTTCAACGATTCATTTTGATTCTAGGTAAGTTAAGCTTCTTTAAACTCGGATCATTTCTGTCGCCACTGTTCAGATATGCTTCTGCAGCGATGAGCGGATCGTGCCATCGCCCTGCCGCCCTGGCTAGCCGTCCGGCCGTACTGTACTAGGCCGTACGCCTTCACAATTAGCCGCTGAGTGTACTGAACGCGAAGGTTCgggaaaagcccccccccccggttgtgCCATTTGGGGGCGTTGTCGACACTGACGCGCCCTAACGCTCCCAACataccctttcggccaaaccggggggctttggacgaatcttcgcgtaaGTGTCAACAccccctaacgcgacagcacccaccctttcggcaTAAGCCCTAATGAGCACCGTTTTTTTCAAAGAGAGTAAACTTATAGTACAgctgtgataataatgataataattgctTTTATACCAATCTGCGActgctcaaagcgcttcacaattattattatcctatCACGGGATTCCTTGGGGTTTTTTAAGCAGCCTAttaggcgcacacttgctaaaccaaccacaatgacggtgtTTCCTACGCGGACCCAaatagcacctgggtgagagcaTGGACAATACCACatgttgagagtggcaaagtgtggattgacgccttgccaaagggcgctaggccaatgtgggattcgaacactataccctctgattacaagacGTCAGAGTAAGAACCGGCATATCACGGCGCTACCTATAAATCTTCACAAAACTATAGTGTACTTGTGCTGATTAAAAAGTTATGTTAAGAACACACTTAGGTCTTCCTCTCTGTCGCCTATgacttcttcttcatcttttatCCCGCTTTTCATTGTCTGTTCAGTATTATCATCAGATGTGTCAGACTTCTCAGTTTGGTTTTTAATAGCCTTTGCTTCAGTACTTCCATCGCCCTTTGCTGATTCCCGAGACAAGGTTCTACAAGAATCTGAGCGAGATTCTCTACTGGATTGAGTGAACTCTCTGACAACACTAGGAGTCCCGTCCGGAGGTGGTAAGGTCAATATTCCACTTTGATTTCTTGAATTCTGGTTTTCCCTGATAGTATCAGACGAAGAGTCGGATGAGTGATCTTCCCTTCTATCTTCATCCCGATGTGACCTCCATGATGATCTGGTAGGTGAATGACCGATGCCTGTTGAATCTGTCGTTGGAGAATCGTCAGGGAAGTCACCAGGTTTCTCTTCTGGCATTGGTAAAGCCAATGTCTCTTCCTTGGGATTACCCTCGATGGCATGTTGGTCATTTCTTCTTGGAATTTGATGCACGACTTTCTTCTGTGGGTATATTATTTGTCTCATTCGCTGTCGACCTTGCAACGCTCGTTGTTCGCCTTTCATGAGAGGACGACGCGGATAGCCAATTGCTGGGAGACGAACTCTCAATCCTCTGTCAGCTCCTGCTTCCATGGTCTTCTCCAAAGAAGGCATCCTTCCCAGGTCTGGTGGGGTGGTGATAGAGTCCACTTCCCTGACAAGTTTCACTATTGAACGGAACTTCCATTGCAGTACATCGTAGTCGTGTTGAGTCACATTTTCGTTTTGTCTGTTTAGAAGTCTCACCGTTTGGATACCTGCTTCGAGGGATTTGAAATCTTTCTGGAGTCGATCTGCTCGTTTCTTTTCTTTAACGGCCTTTGATCGCTGCTCGGCTCTATCTTTATCACTAATCACTTTTTCGCGTTGAATCTTTGCAAATTGTTTCTTGACGGTGAACAAACCTTTCTGCATGTCGGCTAGTTTATTTTCCGTCTGTCGCAGTGTCTTGTTGCTTTTTGCTTGGCTGGTGACAAGTCTAATGTGCAGAtgtaaaaatagagaaagacacaCAAAGAGATAATGAGCAGTTTGATAGAAAACAACAAATCAGTTTTTGGATCAAGTAAATTAGTAAATTCAGATTAGAATTAAATAATCATTAATAACATGAAATGAGTTGCCACACTGTCAATATTAGTCCCAATTctagattttattttgttatagatTACCTCAGCAGCATCCTTTTCAAATACATATGGTAAAAGTATTTTGCCATTGGGGGTAATTAAAATGGTGAATATCAAGCGTTTGGGATTCCTACTGTGAATCTAAATGTTCATATCCCTCCCCTGTACAGTTGTCATGATGAGAGAAACTTACTTTTGCTTTTCagatttcatattttccaaggcccgctgtgatttcgttttctGCACTTTTAAGAGATGTCGGAGTCTATCCGTTTCTTCTTGCGCTTCACGTTTCGCGACTTCCTTCGTCTCTTCTTGTTGCTTGAGGGCGTCCTTCTTCAACTTGTGTCTCAATCGATTGATTGACTTGGCATGCCTATCCTTCATTTCCTCCATCAGCTGTCGAAGTTCTTGAAATCTCTTGGGGTAAGCATCCAAGAGACGCTGGACGTCTGAGGTTGACGATTCCCCTTCCTTGCTTTCCGCCTTGCCCTCTCCATAAATATTCTCGAGTTTGCGTGGGCCTGGTTTCGACGAGCTACCCACAACATTGGATTTTGAATTCGATGGGTTGGAAATGGTCTTGGTTGCTTCTTGTGGATATGTATCAGAAATGTGTGTATTGCTCGCCTTGGATATGGACTTATCTGGAGAGTTTTTATTCCACTgtctcttttcttcattttcctttgtGACGTAATCATCGAGCTGCCGATATGAATCGTTGAAATCTTTGACAAGGGCCCGTACATCCGATTTCCTCTCCGTACCTACAGGTAAGGGAATCAAAGATGGTTTGCAtgtctgggttttttttttatttgtatgttctCATTTACATCGTCACTGTacattgaacaaaataaaacagcaTGATATACATTAGAATTCAACATAAAAATTGACAACATTATATAAACATAAGTTGACTTATGAAAAGTTActtgtcaacatggcgagatattttatcttgccaagtcgacttataaataCTTAAATGTAAACTTGGCGAGATATTTGGACTCTCGCCGGGCC
This window of the Lytechinus variegatus isolate NC3 chromosome 14, Lvar_3.0, whole genome shotgun sequence genome carries:
- the LOC121427865 gene encoding fibrinogen- and Ig-binding protein-like — encoded protein: MFAPPKKGTRKQITKKKQILQGTERKSDVRALVKDFNDSYRQLDDYVTKENEEKRQWNKNSPDKSISKASNTHISDTYPQEATKTISNPSNSKSNVVGSSSKPGPRKLENIYGEGKAESKEGESSTSDVQRLLDAYPKRFQELRQLMEEMKDRHAKSINRLRHKLKKDALKQQEETKEVAKREAQEETDRLRHLLKVQKTKSQRALENMKSEKQKLVTSQAKSNKTLRQTENKLADMQKGLFTVKKQFAKIQREKVISDKDRAEQRSKAVKEKKRADRLQKDFKSLEAGIQTVRLLNRQNENVTQHDYDVLQWKFRSIVKLVREVDSITTPPDLGRMPSLEKTMEAGADRGLRVRLPAIGYPRRPLMKGEQRALQGRQRMRQIIYPQKKVVHQIPRRNDQHAIEGNPKEETLALPMPEEKPGDFPDDSPTTDSTGIGHSPTRSSWRSHRDEDRREDHSSDSSSDTIRENQNSRNQSGILTLPPPDGTPSVVREFTQSSRESRSDSCRTLSRESAKGDGSTEAKAIKNQTEKSDTSDDNTEQTMKSGIKDEEEVIGDREEDLSVFLT